From the Polyangiaceae bacterium genome, one window contains:
- a CDS encoding sigma 54-interacting transcriptional regulator, with protein MEARGRLSPLLAVEVGRQASPVAEGATSWLLRLETADGLRALKVAKAPEHDRLLAEEARCLWLGRAAGLPRLWDLGRLGPSAPLEMAGRVGLLMDWRPGHPPISGGDDASSTALVVARDVGAALAELHALGLAHGDVKPANVLFEGGASARAALVDFGLAQKIGAALPRGATPSFLPPETAEGRGDGRSRDLYALGLTLLKIAAPEQAFAKRELGALPDALRELVSALLAPAPAARPSADWVSRRAAAEVGAAAAGRADERVSAAYLAVRRRELWEAARYDATPILVEGVVLPWLRDALQLGQRIRRVLGATRDGSAPPLRELGELGRRRVLVQLVGPSAVSWPVPAFANDSALCEALLAAVARQPAHALTLASLVSDEVATPAPSVDAVALALRMGAGLANGAELDAAERLVRDGAPSSFAVATARALRLRGESGRSVALLQHVDSPDATLERAETLRRVGDLDAGLAALKNVADDGSPAPWALRARAIRARIHFDAQRFDEAEAELIEAPPGEDVSEVRALLAMHAGELEQAERHARAGLVVATQLESIARLEAVLGYVAHGEGRPETALERFAHSAENAARVGAVLEEATYLTGVAAAAVDAGRATRGLDAAERSALLFEALGKDGAAARAHLARASLFVTLGALPEAEEAAAEALQRARDAGDDACRAYAHLCLADLHAGTPMEAEHAERARGLLASPSPDDALRIAARCLRAGLLDADETARRDEQARGGERALDARLDWWGARAAVEGASASPRRADVIISELSALVASAAPVAAAGRAAAYAARLAARTSDGERMRRFVQAARQARDTLRRHAPAQLALRVDAAPWWQVLPPVPEAALAPEQIADIDNLVRALADRRHLRSLLDQVLDALVLWTGVERGLLLLKAPGGRLVPRAARNLQRSDLIGEQLELSHTLSERALAQGEPVVAVDAAGELSDIHHSVHALKLRSVLAVPLIARGEPLGVVYLDDRVRRGAFGARELAWVRLVATVASVAIADARDQLVLKRTARRARRAEERLASRLARREAELEVAERELSSQGARAHPTILGESVALRQLLDLTRRVARSDVPVLIVGESGSGKELVARAIHDESGRRGAVFVTENCGAIPEPLLEATLFGHVKGAFTGAVRARAGLFEVADGGTLFLDEIGEMSLGMQTKLLRVLEAGEIRPVGGERTRQVNVRIIGATHRDLQELVQAGSFREDLLFRLDVVSLRVPPLRERRDDIPLLARHFVSKHSDRPVTISTEAIELLCAYDWPGNVRQLENEIRRALVFAEGNVQPSHLSEGVRQSDGKSAAQHFDLKARVDELTRDLVLEALAQTQDNQTKAAELLGISRFGLSKMLRRLELDGERQTLPEPVARVSRAPRRHGRSDASSSIQHRRTPRQGR; from the coding sequence ATGGAAGCGCGGGGTCGACTGTCACCTTTGTTGGCGGTCGAGGTGGGGAGGCAGGCGTCGCCGGTCGCCGAAGGGGCCACGTCGTGGTTGCTGCGGTTGGAGACTGCGGACGGGCTGCGTGCGCTGAAGGTCGCGAAGGCTCCCGAGCACGACCGCTTGCTCGCTGAGGAGGCACGCTGTTTGTGGCTCGGGCGTGCGGCAGGCCTGCCCAGGCTGTGGGATCTCGGGCGGCTCGGTCCCAGCGCGCCACTGGAAATGGCGGGACGCGTCGGCCTGCTCATGGATTGGCGGCCCGGGCATCCGCCAATTTCTGGAGGGGACGACGCATCGAGCACGGCGCTCGTGGTGGCGAGGGACGTGGGGGCGGCACTCGCGGAGTTGCACGCCCTCGGACTGGCGCATGGAGACGTCAAGCCCGCGAACGTCTTGTTCGAAGGCGGGGCGTCTGCTCGAGCCGCCCTGGTCGACTTCGGTTTGGCGCAAAAGATCGGAGCAGCGTTGCCGCGCGGCGCGACGCCGAGCTTTCTGCCTCCGGAAACTGCCGAAGGACGCGGCGACGGCCGTAGTCGAGATCTCTACGCACTGGGACTGACGCTGTTGAAGATCGCAGCGCCCGAGCAGGCATTCGCCAAACGAGAACTCGGTGCCTTGCCCGATGCGCTGCGCGAGCTGGTGAGCGCGCTGCTCGCGCCTGCACCCGCGGCGCGTCCGTCGGCGGACTGGGTATCGCGCCGGGCGGCAGCAGAGGTGGGAGCCGCGGCAGCGGGGCGTGCCGACGAGCGAGTATCAGCTGCGTATCTGGCAGTTCGACGTCGAGAGCTTTGGGAAGCGGCTCGCTACGATGCAACCCCGATCCTGGTGGAAGGCGTAGTGCTGCCTTGGCTTCGCGATGCGTTGCAGTTGGGGCAGCGCATACGCCGGGTGTTGGGCGCGACCCGTGACGGGAGTGCTCCACCGTTGCGTGAACTGGGCGAACTGGGGCGTCGACGCGTGCTCGTACAGCTCGTGGGCCCCAGCGCGGTGAGTTGGCCGGTCCCGGCTTTTGCGAATGATTCGGCGCTTTGCGAGGCCTTGTTGGCGGCGGTCGCGCGCCAACCGGCGCACGCCCTCACGCTCGCATCGCTGGTCTCCGACGAGGTGGCGACTCCAGCGCCGTCCGTGGACGCCGTGGCGCTCGCACTACGAATGGGAGCGGGGCTGGCCAACGGTGCCGAGCTCGACGCCGCGGAGCGGCTGGTACGCGACGGAGCGCCGAGCAGCTTCGCAGTGGCCACCGCACGGGCCCTGCGCCTGCGCGGAGAATCCGGACGCAGCGTTGCGCTGCTGCAACACGTCGACAGTCCGGACGCGACGCTAGAGCGCGCCGAGACGCTGCGTCGCGTTGGCGATCTCGACGCGGGACTGGCGGCCCTGAAGAACGTCGCCGACGACGGCTCGCCAGCGCCCTGGGCGTTGCGCGCGCGCGCCATTCGGGCGCGCATTCATTTCGACGCGCAGCGCTTTGACGAAGCGGAAGCGGAGTTGATCGAGGCTCCGCCCGGCGAAGACGTGTCGGAAGTGCGCGCCCTCTTGGCGATGCACGCCGGTGAGTTGGAGCAGGCCGAGCGTCACGCCCGCGCTGGGCTCGTGGTGGCTACGCAGCTGGAGAGCATCGCGCGGTTGGAGGCAGTGCTCGGCTACGTGGCTCACGGCGAAGGCAGGCCCGAGACCGCACTGGAACGCTTCGCGCACTCCGCGGAGAACGCCGCACGGGTCGGAGCGGTACTCGAAGAAGCCACCTACCTCACGGGGGTGGCCGCCGCGGCGGTGGATGCCGGGCGCGCGACCCGGGGCTTGGACGCTGCGGAACGCTCCGCGCTGCTGTTCGAAGCCTTGGGCAAGGACGGAGCGGCCGCGCGGGCCCATCTCGCGCGCGCGAGTTTGTTCGTGACCTTGGGCGCTCTGCCCGAAGCAGAAGAAGCGGCAGCGGAGGCGCTGCAGCGCGCGCGCGACGCCGGGGATGACGCTTGCCGCGCGTACGCACATCTTTGCCTTGCCGACTTGCACGCGGGCACGCCGATGGAGGCCGAGCACGCGGAGCGGGCTCGCGGGCTCTTGGCGTCGCCGTCGCCCGACGACGCGTTGCGCATCGCTGCGCGTTGTCTGCGAGCCGGCCTGTTGGATGCCGACGAGACGGCGCGCCGTGACGAGCAAGCCCGAGGCGGCGAGCGAGCCCTCGACGCTCGATTGGACTGGTGGGGAGCGCGCGCGGCAGTCGAAGGCGCGTCGGCGTCTCCGCGGCGGGCCGACGTGATCATCAGTGAGCTGTCCGCGCTGGTCGCCAGTGCGGCGCCCGTCGCGGCTGCCGGGCGAGCAGCGGCCTACGCGGCGCGCCTGGCGGCGCGAACTTCCGATGGCGAACGCATGCGGCGCTTCGTGCAGGCGGCGCGGCAGGCTCGCGACACGCTTCGGCGGCACGCTCCAGCGCAGCTGGCGTTGCGCGTGGACGCGGCACCTTGGTGGCAGGTGCTGCCCCCAGTTCCCGAGGCGGCCCTGGCGCCCGAGCAAATCGCCGACATCGACAACTTGGTGCGAGCGCTCGCGGACCGTCGCCATCTGCGTTCGCTGCTGGACCAAGTGTTGGATGCTCTGGTGCTGTGGACCGGCGTGGAGCGTGGGTTGCTCTTGCTCAAAGCTCCCGGCGGGCGCTTGGTGCCGCGCGCGGCGCGCAACCTGCAGCGCTCGGACTTGATCGGTGAACAGCTGGAACTGAGTCACACGCTTTCCGAGCGAGCCCTGGCCCAAGGCGAACCGGTCGTAGCTGTCGATGCGGCCGGCGAGCTTTCGGATATCCACCACAGCGTGCACGCGTTGAAGCTGCGCAGTGTGCTCGCGGTTCCGCTGATTGCCCGAGGCGAGCCCCTGGGCGTGGTGTACTTGGACGACCGCGTGCGACGCGGCGCCTTTGGGGCACGCGAGCTGGCGTGGGTGCGCTTGGTGGCCACCGTGGCGTCGGTGGCGATCGCCGACGCCCGGGACCAGCTCGTGCTCAAGCGTACGGCGCGGCGCGCGCGCCGCGCCGAAGAACGCCTGGCCTCGCGTTTGGCACGGCGCGAAGCCGAGCTGGAAGTGGCGGAACGCGAGCTATCCTCCCAGGGCGCCCGTGCACATCCCACGATCCTGGGCGAGAGCGTCGCGCTGCGTCAGCTTCTGGATCTAACGCGCCGAGTGGCGCGTTCGGACGTGCCGGTGCTCATCGTCGGGGAGTCCGGCAGCGGCAAGGAACTCGTTGCCCGAGCCATTCATGACGAATCGGGCCGGCGTGGCGCCGTCTTCGTCACTGAGAACTGCGGTGCAATCCCCGAGCCGCTTTTGGAGGCTACCCTCTTCGGACACGTCAAGGGTGCGTTCACCGGTGCCGTGCGCGCCCGTGCAGGCCTATTCGAAGTTGCCGACGGTGGCACGCTGTTCCTGGACGAGATTGGCGAGATGAGCCTTGGCATGCAAACCAAGCTCTTGCGCGTGCTGGAAGCGGGCGAAATCCGTCCCGTCGGTGGCGAGCGCACACGCCAGGTCAACGTGCGGATCATCGGTGCCACCCACCGTGACCTGCAGGAGCTCGTTCAGGCTGGAAGCTTTCGCGAAGACCTGTTGTTCCGCTTGGACGTGGTGTCCCTGCGCGTGCCGCCCTTGCGAGAACGGCGTGACGACATTCCGCTATTGGCTCGGCACTTCGTCAGCAAGCACTCAGACCGCCCCGTGACGATCTCCACCGAGGCAATCGAGTTGCTCTGCGCCTACGATTGGCCCGGCAACGTGCGGCAGCTGGAGAACGAGATTCGACGCGCCCTCGTCTTCGCCGAAGGCAACGTGCAGCCGAGTCATCTCTCGGAGGGGGTGCGCCAGTCCGACGGCAAGAGCGCCGCGCAGCACTTCGACCTGAAAGCGCGGGTCGACGAGCTGACTCGTGACTTGGTGCTCGAGGCCCTGGCGCAGACGCAGGACAACCAGACCAAGGCCGCAGAACTTCTAGGGATTTCTCGCTTTGGGCTGTCCAAGATGCTGCGCCGATTGGAGCTGGACGGCGAGCGCCAAACTTTACCCGAGCCAGTTGCCCGGGTAAGTCGGGCGCCTCGTAGGCATGGTCGCTCGGATGCCTCCAGTTCGATCCAGCATCGCAGAACGCCCCGGCAGGGCCGCTGA
- a CDS encoding XdhC family protein — MQQVLEGLRQALAGGRRAALATVIRVSGSTPQQPGARLLLTADGSQIGTVGGGAVEKAVLEELAECLREGRPGVHRFDLGRDLGMCCGGTMEVFIEPVESVARLVLFGAGHVAKPTAALARSVGFSVTVVDDREELNTEERFPDCERIVAEPREAARSVAPTHADWLLVVTHDHRLDEEALDTYARLPHAYLGMIGSRRKVFRTLQRIAQRGALPDLERIYAPVGLDLGAVSPEEIAVSIVAELVALRHGRPATHLRAVDAPELQRILEGAGNPEPAANVGTGD, encoded by the coding sequence ATGCAGCAGGTGCTGGAAGGACTACGCCAGGCCCTCGCAGGCGGGCGGCGGGCGGCGCTCGCAACGGTGATCCGCGTCTCGGGCTCGACCCCGCAGCAGCCAGGTGCGCGGCTGCTCCTGACGGCAGACGGATCGCAGATCGGCACCGTCGGTGGCGGCGCCGTCGAAAAAGCCGTGCTCGAAGAGCTCGCTGAGTGCCTGCGAGAGGGCAGGCCCGGTGTGCACCGCTTCGACCTCGGTCGAGATCTGGGCATGTGCTGTGGCGGGACGATGGAGGTATTCATCGAGCCCGTGGAGTCCGTCGCTCGCCTCGTGCTCTTTGGAGCCGGTCATGTGGCGAAGCCGACGGCGGCGCTCGCTCGCAGCGTGGGATTCAGCGTCACAGTCGTCGACGATCGCGAAGAACTCAACACCGAAGAGCGCTTTCCTGACTGTGAGCGCATCGTGGCAGAACCGCGGGAGGCGGCGCGCTCCGTCGCGCCGACCCACGCCGACTGGCTGTTGGTGGTCACGCACGATCACCGCCTGGACGAGGAAGCCCTAGATACCTACGCCCGCCTGCCGCATGCCTATCTCGGCATGATCGGCAGCCGCCGCAAGGTGTTCCGCACGCTGCAGCGTATCGCGCAGCGTGGCGCGCTTCCCGATCTCGAACGGATCTACGCTCCGGTCGGATTGGATCTGGGCGCGGTCAGCCCTGAAGAGATCGCAGTCAGCATCGTGGCCGAGCTCGTCGCATTGCGCCACGGGCGTCCCGCCACGCACCTCCGCGCGGTCGATGCGCCGGAACTCCAGCGGATACTCGAAGGGGCAGGGAACCCGGAGCCCGCCGCAAACGTGGGTACTGGCGACTGA
- a CDS encoding FAD binding domain-containing protein — protein MTLSLTVNGKPIELDGADLHQPLLHFLRARGLTGTKEGCAEGECGACAVVLLRKDAAGDARYVPINSCLLLLGSAVGQELLTVEGVAREDRLHPVQAALVESGGSQCGYCTPGFVMSMFAEYYRADRDGYDPEAISGNLCRCTGYRPIRDAARALGKPAADDPHLKRLTGPAPVTAPVSKADGKAFYRPARLEEALKLLSEQPGLTLISGGTDVVVDINQRNVSHTGFVSLENVQELQAFTLSADELCIGAAVTLSEIERRVHGKLPMFEQLLPLFSSRLIRNRATLGGNLGTASPIGDSPPALLALDAELRLQSVAGKRSVKVADYFLGYRKTVLQPGEIIVAIAIPLPAPPVQRFYKVSKRVLDDISTVAAGFSLRLDGSGKIRAARLAYGGVAATPMRALDVEAMLAGKAWDSAARDAACKELKSAFTPMTDHRGSADYRRAMVSQLFARFFHETTTAPAQQAAPLA, from the coding sequence ATGACCCTCTCGCTGACGGTGAATGGCAAGCCGATCGAGCTCGACGGCGCGGATCTTCATCAGCCTCTGCTGCACTTCCTGCGAGCGCGCGGACTGACGGGCACCAAGGAGGGTTGCGCCGAAGGGGAGTGCGGCGCCTGCGCCGTGGTGTTGCTACGCAAAGACGCCGCCGGAGACGCTCGCTACGTTCCGATCAACAGCTGCCTCTTGCTGCTCGGCTCCGCCGTAGGACAGGAGTTGCTCACGGTGGAGGGCGTCGCGCGCGAAGATCGCCTGCACCCCGTGCAGGCGGCGCTCGTGGAGAGCGGTGGTTCGCAGTGCGGTTACTGCACGCCCGGCTTCGTGATGAGCATGTTCGCGGAGTACTACCGTGCCGATCGCGATGGCTACGATCCGGAAGCCATCAGCGGCAACCTGTGTCGCTGCACCGGCTATCGCCCCATCCGCGACGCCGCCCGAGCCCTGGGCAAGCCTGCAGCAGATGACCCGCATCTGAAACGGCTAACGGGTCCCGCGCCCGTCACGGCTCCCGTTTCCAAGGCAGACGGCAAGGCATTCTACCGTCCTGCGCGCCTGGAAGAGGCGCTGAAGCTGCTCTCTGAGCAGCCGGGCCTGACCCTGATCAGTGGTGGCACAGACGTAGTAGTGGACATCAATCAACGCAACGTCAGCCACACGGGCTTCGTGTCCCTGGAGAACGTCCAGGAACTCCAAGCGTTCACTCTTTCCGCCGACGAGCTGTGCATTGGCGCCGCGGTGACCCTCTCCGAGATCGAGCGGCGCGTGCACGGCAAGCTGCCGATGTTCGAGCAACTCCTGCCGTTGTTCTCGTCGCGCCTCATCCGCAATCGCGCCACCTTGGGCGGCAACCTGGGCACGGCGTCACCCATCGGCGACAGTCCGCCCGCGCTCCTGGCCCTGGATGCGGAGCTGCGCCTACAGAGCGTCGCCGGCAAGCGCAGTGTCAAGGTCGCCGACTACTTTCTTGGCTATCGCAAGACCGTGCTGCAACCGGGCGAGATAATCGTGGCGATCGCCATTCCGCTGCCCGCGCCTCCGGTGCAGCGCTTCTACAAAGTGAGCAAGCGCGTGCTGGACGACATCTCCACCGTGGCGGCGGGCTTCAGCCTGCGCTTGGACGGCTCGGGAAAGATCCGCGCAGCGCGCCTCGCCTACGGTGGCGTTGCTGCAACCCCCATGCGAGCGCTGGACGTGGAAGCGATGTTGGCCGGCAAAGCGTGGGACTCCGCTGCCCGCGATGCCGCTTGCAAGGAGTTGAAGAGCGCATTCACGCCCATGACGGATCATCGCGGCAGCGCCGACTACCGTCGCGCCATGGTCAGCCAGCTCTTCGCCAGGTTCTTCCACGAAACGACGACGGCGCCCGCGCAGCAAGCCGCACCGTTGGCGTAG
- a CDS encoding alpha/beta hydrolase, with translation MTTHDLPLERIGDPGAARRVLLVHGLLASGRNLRSLARTLVRDGQEGEALLVDLPGHGAAPALGRTSDVTTVSGCADVVARVVGELGVPVQRVIGHSFGGKVSLLLAERLPELEHVWTLDTRLDTDPAWRTRSDVAPVMRALRGARLAHRDRQAVAKDLEQHGLPRRVAEWLTTNLARQDDGFRWVFDLDQIEALTDDYFALDSLARLEARSGGPRVHLLRAEQGDRWTEEALTRARALHDKGVELHLLEGAGHWVHADNLPGLVALLRRG, from the coding sequence GTGACCACACACGACCTTCCGCTCGAACGCATCGGTGACCCGGGTGCTGCGCGCCGCGTGCTGCTCGTGCACGGGCTGCTCGCTTCTGGACGCAACCTGCGCAGCCTGGCGCGCACGTTGGTTCGGGATGGGCAAGAGGGCGAAGCTCTGCTCGTGGATTTGCCCGGCCATGGCGCCGCGCCCGCGCTGGGACGCACGAGCGACGTGACCACCGTGAGCGGGTGTGCGGACGTGGTTGCGCGGGTCGTCGGCGAGCTCGGCGTGCCGGTGCAGCGCGTGATCGGTCACTCCTTTGGTGGCAAGGTGTCGCTGCTGCTCGCCGAGCGGCTTCCGGAGCTGGAGCACGTCTGGACCTTGGATACCCGTTTGGACACGGACCCGGCCTGGCGCACCCGCAGCGACGTGGCGCCGGTGATGCGTGCGCTGCGCGGCGCGCGCCTGGCACACCGTGACCGCCAAGCCGTGGCGAAGGACCTGGAGCAGCACGGCCTGCCGCGACGGGTAGCCGAATGGCTCACCACGAACCTGGCGCGACAGGACGACGGGTTTCGCTGGGTCTTCGATCTCGATCAAATCGAAGCCCTGACCGACGACTACTTCGCTCTGGATTCCCTCGCGCGACTCGAAGCACGAAGCGGGGGCCCTCGAGTGCATCTGCTCCGCGCCGAGCAAGGAGACCGCTGGACCGAAGAAGCCCTGACCCGCGCGCGAGCATTGCATGACAAGGGCGTAGAGCTGCACTTGCTCGAAGGCGCAGGACACTGGGTGCACGCCGACAACCTCCCCGGCCTGGTCGCCCTGCTACGCCGCGGCTAG
- a CDS encoding CRTAC1 family protein, which produces MVERAGVLGLGRAALLALLAATTACSSDGDSGGGSGGSGGGGVVNGCLDCPAPVCNAGTRWTAGNQVFVERTAEWGLTGVEGQRVNVADIDGDGFADLVVRRAAIAADDFTTGGTRNIFLMRNNGSKGFSDVTQSSGFLAMRTDSSGSKGRPGQVMAFADVDNDGDQDAFVALDTTDASKSLGESSELMLNDGSGQFSLGPDGSQARAAGEVSHPAGVTFVDYDRDGFLDLWVPQNTYGFNGIGAAPQQDRFYRGDGSGNFTLVTDQLGLATVPWGQIPDLNEAKAHSNAWSSAACDLNGDGYPELLAASYGRAPNHLWQGSATGFSNVSIASGYAFDGNQDWEDNQFARCYCQANPAADGCAGVPAPQISCTQPNWNHTQDREPFRLGGNSASTFCADIDNDGDMDLLTGEIRHWWAGAGADGSEVLVNQGGSDVHFDRPGDATLGLQVQQTSASWDEGHMTNAVFDFDNDGWPDIYIGASDYAGNHGLLYHQEAKLSFVEVPLAEGIDHHRSHGVAFADFDHDGDLDVVVGHSRARCDVSLPDNCYDTANVRLFENVLGEQGNYVQLRLEGIAGTNRSAVGARVTVKAGDVTQTQEVGGGFGHYGAQNDMVLHFGLGAACEAEVTVRWPNGELTTQMLTLPAGYRFYLKQGEPAVLDAPAAP; this is translated from the coding sequence ATGGTGGAACGAGCGGGTGTCCTTGGGCTCGGTCGCGCGGCGCTGCTGGCGCTGCTGGCGGCCACGACGGCGTGCAGCTCCGACGGCGACTCTGGCGGTGGCAGCGGTGGAAGCGGTGGCGGCGGTGTCGTAAACGGCTGCCTCGATTGTCCCGCGCCAGTGTGCAACGCGGGAACGCGCTGGACCGCGGGCAATCAGGTCTTCGTCGAGCGCACTGCGGAGTGGGGGCTGACCGGCGTGGAAGGGCAGCGTGTGAACGTTGCCGACATCGACGGGGACGGTTTCGCCGATCTCGTCGTGCGACGGGCGGCCATCGCAGCCGACGACTTCACGACCGGTGGCACGCGGAACATCTTCCTGATGCGCAACAACGGTAGCAAAGGCTTCAGCGACGTGACCCAGAGTTCGGGGTTTCTCGCGATGCGCACCGACAGCAGCGGCAGCAAGGGCCGCCCGGGTCAAGTGATGGCCTTCGCCGACGTCGACAACGACGGCGATCAAGACGCGTTCGTGGCGCTCGACACGACGGACGCGAGCAAGTCCCTCGGCGAAAGCAGCGAGTTGATGCTCAACGACGGCAGTGGGCAGTTCAGCTTGGGGCCCGACGGTAGCCAAGCGCGAGCTGCGGGTGAGGTCTCCCATCCCGCGGGCGTCACTTTCGTCGACTACGACCGCGATGGCTTCCTGGATCTGTGGGTGCCCCAAAACACCTACGGATTCAATGGCATCGGTGCTGCGCCGCAGCAGGATCGCTTCTATCGTGGAGATGGCAGCGGCAACTTCACGTTGGTGACGGATCAGCTCGGACTCGCGACCGTGCCTTGGGGGCAGATTCCGGACCTCAACGAAGCCAAGGCCCACAGCAACGCCTGGTCCAGCGCGGCATGCGACTTGAACGGTGACGGCTACCCGGAACTGCTCGCCGCATCCTACGGCCGCGCGCCGAACCATCTGTGGCAGGGCAGCGCGACTGGATTTTCCAACGTCTCGATCGCGTCTGGTTACGCCTTCGACGGCAATCAGGATTGGGAGGACAACCAGTTTGCGCGTTGCTACTGCCAGGCGAACCCCGCGGCCGACGGTTGCGCTGGCGTGCCGGCGCCGCAGATCAGTTGCACTCAGCCCAACTGGAATCACACGCAGGATCGCGAACCCTTCCGCCTGGGGGGCAACAGCGCCAGTACCTTCTGCGCCGATATCGACAACGACGGTGATATGGACTTGCTGACTGGGGAGATCCGTCACTGGTGGGCAGGCGCGGGTGCCGACGGCAGCGAAGTGCTCGTCAATCAGGGCGGCAGCGACGTGCACTTCGATCGGCCTGGTGATGCAACGCTCGGCCTGCAAGTGCAGCAGACCAGCGCGAGCTGGGACGAGGGCCATATGACGAACGCCGTGTTCGACTTCGACAACGACGGCTGGCCGGACATCTACATCGGCGCCTCCGACTATGCAGGCAACCATGGGCTGCTCTATCACCAGGAGGCGAAGCTCTCCTTCGTAGAAGTGCCCCTCGCCGAGGGTATCGACCATCACCGCAGCCACGGCGTGGCGTTCGCGGACTTCGACCACGATGGAGATTTGGACGTCGTCGTGGGCCACTCACGTGCGCGATGTGACGTGAGCCTGCCCGACAATTGTTACGACACGGCCAACGTGCGGCTGTTCGAGAACGTGCTCGGCGAGCAGGGCAACTACGTACAGCTACGCCTGGAAGGCATCGCGGGCACCAACCGCTCGGCAGTGGGCGCGCGCGTGACGGTCAAAGCGGGCGACGTGACCCAAACCCAGGAAGTCGGGGGCGGCTTCGGTCACTACGGAGCGCAAAACGACATGGTCTTGCACTTTGGTTTGGGTGCGGCCTGCGAGGCGGAGGTCACGGTGCGCTGGCCCAACGGTGAACTCACGACGCAGATGCTCACCCTGCCGGCAGGCTATCGCTTCTACCTCAAGCAGGGTGAACCGGCCGTGCTCGACGCGCCGGCGGCGCCGTGA